A genomic stretch from Narcine bancroftii isolate sNarBan1 chromosome 9, sNarBan1.hap1, whole genome shotgun sequence includes:
- the LOC138742701 gene encoding P2Y purinoceptor 14-like isoform X1 — protein MAPVVLEMNNSTIFPIKKCSDLRDPTVTKVIFPILYIFVFLGGFLLNMLAAWIFCHIPNQSSFVIYLKNIVAADLLFMLTLPFKIISDSNLGSWKVKAFVCRYSAVFFYNSMYISVIFLGLISLDRFLKIVQPRKGTCMQKGTFARVVSGGCWVFILAFALPNIILTNQVPTEKNVSSCLKLKSKVGVIWHRIVVFQSNGIFWIVLVFLTLCYLAILKKMYWSNQKFQKDSSIVIKKANRNIFSILGVFCICFVPYHFIRIPYDNSRLTSDCTTQNKLYYTKQATLLLCACNVCLDPIIYFLLCKSFTRLLRRKLKIKRSLNLTQHKAQNKPQSSHTSIPSPETSKVVVELVKANSLPFTSNVGSQKPKVHKK, from the coding sequence AAATGAATAACAGCACAATCTTTCCCATCAAGAAATGCAGTGATTTGCGTGACCCTACTGTGACCAAAGTGATCTTCCCTATTTTATACATCTTTGTCTTCCTTGGAGGATTTCTGCTGAACATGCTGGCTGCCTGGATCTTCTGCCACATTCCAAATCAGTCCAGCTTTGTGATTTACCTCAAGAACATCGTTGCCGCTGATCTGTTGTTCATGCTTACGCTGCCGTTCAAAATCATCTCCGATTCAAATCTTGGGTCCTGGAAGGTGAAAGCATTTGTGTGCCGTTACTCTGCTGTGTTCTTCTACAACAGCATGTACATCAGCGTAATCTTCCTCGGCCTGATCAGCCTCGACCGGTTCTTGAAGATCGTTCAACCTCGGAAGGGTACATGCATGCAGAAAGGCACATTTGCCAGGGTGGTCAGTGGGGGATGTTGGGTTTTTATTCTGGCTTTTGCATTGCCAAACATCATTCTGACCAACCAGGTTCCCACAGAGAAAAATGTGTCAAGCTGTCTGAAGTTGAAAAGCAAAGTTGGAGTCATCTGGCACCGAATTGTAGTTTTCCAGAGTAATGGCATTTTCTGGATTGTTTTGGTCTTCCTCACTTTGTGTTACTTAGCCATCTTAAAGAAAATGTACTGGTCCAACCAGAAATTCCAGAAGGACTCCAGCATCGTGATAAAGAAAGCCAACCGCAACATCTTCAGCATCCTGGGGGTCTTCTGCATTTGCTTTGTACCATATCATTTTATCAGGATCCCATATGACAACAGCCGATTGACTAGTGACTGTACAACACAAAACAAACTGTACTACACTAAACAGGCCACTCTGCTCCTGTGCGCATGTAATGTTTGCCTTGATCCTATCATCTACTTCCTCCTGTGCAAGTCTTTCACCAGACTTCTGCGCAGAAAGTTGAAGATCAAACGGAGCCTGAACCTCACCCAGCATAAAGCTCAGAATAAGCCACAGTCAAGCCATACCTCCATTCCATCCCCCGAGACCAGCAAGGTGGTCGTCGAACTTGTTAAAGCAAATTCTCTCCCATTTACCTCCAATGTGGGTTCTCAGAAACCAAAAgtccacaagaaatag
- the LOC138742701 gene encoding P2Y purinoceptor 14-like isoform X2 gives MNNSTIFPIKKCSDLRDPTVTKVIFPILYIFVFLGGFLLNMLAAWIFCHIPNQSSFVIYLKNIVAADLLFMLTLPFKIISDSNLGSWKVKAFVCRYSAVFFYNSMYISVIFLGLISLDRFLKIVQPRKGTCMQKGTFARVVSGGCWVFILAFALPNIILTNQVPTEKNVSSCLKLKSKVGVIWHRIVVFQSNGIFWIVLVFLTLCYLAILKKMYWSNQKFQKDSSIVIKKANRNIFSILGVFCICFVPYHFIRIPYDNSRLTSDCTTQNKLYYTKQATLLLCACNVCLDPIIYFLLCKSFTRLLRRKLKIKRSLNLTQHKAQNKPQSSHTSIPSPETSKVVVELVKANSLPFTSNVGSQKPKVHKK, from the coding sequence ATGAATAACAGCACAATCTTTCCCATCAAGAAATGCAGTGATTTGCGTGACCCTACTGTGACCAAAGTGATCTTCCCTATTTTATACATCTTTGTCTTCCTTGGAGGATTTCTGCTGAACATGCTGGCTGCCTGGATCTTCTGCCACATTCCAAATCAGTCCAGCTTTGTGATTTACCTCAAGAACATCGTTGCCGCTGATCTGTTGTTCATGCTTACGCTGCCGTTCAAAATCATCTCCGATTCAAATCTTGGGTCCTGGAAGGTGAAAGCATTTGTGTGCCGTTACTCTGCTGTGTTCTTCTACAACAGCATGTACATCAGCGTAATCTTCCTCGGCCTGATCAGCCTCGACCGGTTCTTGAAGATCGTTCAACCTCGGAAGGGTACATGCATGCAGAAAGGCACATTTGCCAGGGTGGTCAGTGGGGGATGTTGGGTTTTTATTCTGGCTTTTGCATTGCCAAACATCATTCTGACCAACCAGGTTCCCACAGAGAAAAATGTGTCAAGCTGTCTGAAGTTGAAAAGCAAAGTTGGAGTCATCTGGCACCGAATTGTAGTTTTCCAGAGTAATGGCATTTTCTGGATTGTTTTGGTCTTCCTCACTTTGTGTTACTTAGCCATCTTAAAGAAAATGTACTGGTCCAACCAGAAATTCCAGAAGGACTCCAGCATCGTGATAAAGAAAGCCAACCGCAACATCTTCAGCATCCTGGGGGTCTTCTGCATTTGCTTTGTACCATATCATTTTATCAGGATCCCATATGACAACAGCCGATTGACTAGTGACTGTACAACACAAAACAAACTGTACTACACTAAACAGGCCACTCTGCTCCTGTGCGCATGTAATGTTTGCCTTGATCCTATCATCTACTTCCTCCTGTGCAAGTCTTTCACCAGACTTCTGCGCAGAAAGTTGAAGATCAAACGGAGCCTGAACCTCACCCAGCATAAAGCTCAGAATAAGCCACAGTCAAGCCATACCTCCATTCCATCCCCCGAGACCAGCAAGGTGGTCGTCGAACTTGTTAAAGCAAATTCTCTCCCATTTACCTCCAATGTGGGTTCTCAGAAACCAAAAgtccacaagaaatag
- the LOC138742935 gene encoding P2Y purinoceptor 14-like yields the protein MGHVVCKVVRMHETASGSKVALHTIIKGAGIDCSMVISIINMLHHLCAGVPMATSKDVYLIPNRTITLDTANTFNHSNCKLALEGFAMFKITAYTLICVFGFILNTLSLWVYFCHIPTTNPIILYLKNLVIADSLLVLTLLVKILRQSITSPNLNKIYCGFIAYVFYLNMYSSIFFMVYIAATRYLKIVRPLKSQAFQNLNTAKCLSLGTWSALMLLGILFVILINVPKQPQRSSPQTCLKIEKGWKNIYMFAHITGLTIFYLMLAAVCYCYFQVSRQLHLLSSLWSLKKKAKAKNNILILLAVFFICFVPYHIIKLPYMLSQTELIPDCYWQRVWYIAEESSLLLSTSNTCFDPVIYFLFCKVFRSKLGLGKKKVPGPN from the coding sequence ATGGGCCACGTGGTCTGCAAAGTGGTAAGGATGCATGAGACTGCATCAGGCAGCAAAGTTGCTTTGCACACAATAATAAAAGGAGCTGGGATAGACTGTTCTATGGTCATCTCCATCATTAACATGCTCCACCATCTCTGTGCAGGTGTGCCCATGGCAACGTCAAAAGATGTCTACCTAATTCCGAACAGAACAATCACTCTGGACACAGCAAACACCTTCAATCACTCCAACTGCAAGCTCGCCCTGGAAGGTTTTGCAATGTTCAAAATCACTGCCTACACattaatttgtgtatttggattCATCCTCAACACTCTCTCACTCTGGGTGTACTTCTGTCACATTCCCACCACTAACCCCATCATCTTGTACCTGAAGAACCTGGTCATAGCCGACAGCTTGCTGGTCCTTACGCTCCTCGTGAAGATCCTCAGACAGAGCATCACCTCTCCCAACCTAAACAAAATTTACTGTGGCTTCATCGCCTACGTATTCTATCTGAACATGTACTCCAGTATTTTCTTTATGGTTTATATTGCAGCCACCAGATACTTGAAGATTGTCAGACCACTCAAAAGCCAGGCGTTTCAAAACCTGAATACTGCTAAGTGTCTTTCTCTGGGAACCTGGAGTGCCCTTATGCTCCTTGGAATACTGTTTGTAATTCTGATAAATGTGCCCAAACAACCACAGCGATCAAGCCCTCAAACCTGTTTGAAAATTGAAAAGGGATGGAAGAATATATATATGTTTGCCCACATTACTGGCTTGACCATATTTTATTTAATGCTGGCAGCGGTTTGTTACTGTTACTTTCAGGTTTCTAGGCAGCTCCACTTGTTGTCTTCCTTGTGGTCCCTGAAGAAGAAAGCCAAGGCAAAGAACAACATTCTAATCCTGTTGGCTGTGTTCTTCATTTGTTTTGTGCCTTACCACATCATAAAGCTTCCTTACATGCTCAGCCAAACAGAACTAATTCCAGACTGCTACTGGCAAAGGGTTTGGTACATTGCGGAAGAATCTTCCCTCTTGCTGTCAACATCCAACACTTGCTTTGATCCAGTCATCTATTTTCTGTTTTGCAAGGTATTTAGGTCAAAGTTaggtctgggtaaaaaaaaagttcCGGGGCCAAACTAA